In Macaca thibetana thibetana isolate TM-01 chromosome 8, ASM2454274v1, whole genome shotgun sequence, one DNA window encodes the following:
- the PNMA2 gene encoding paraneoplastic antigen Ma2, protein MALALLEDWCRIMSVDEQKSLMVTGIPVDYEEAEIQEVLQETLKSLGSYRLLGKIFRKQENANAVLLELLEDSDVSAIPSEVQGKGGVWKVVFKTPNQDTEFLERLNLFLEKEGQTVSGMFRALGHEGMSPATVPCISPELLAHLLGQAMAHAPQPLLPMRYRKLRVFSGSAVPAPEEEPFEVWLEQATEIVKEWPVTEAEKKRWLAESLRGPALDLMHIVQADNPSLSVEECLEAFKQVFGSLESRRTAQVRYLKTYQEEGEKVSAYVLRLETLLRRAVEKRAIPRRIADQVRLEQVMAGATLNQMLWCRLRELKDQGPPPNFLELMKVIREEEEEEASFENESIEEPEEGDGYGGWNHEGDD, encoded by the coding sequence ATGGCACTGGCGCTGTTAGAGGACTGGTGCAGGATAATGAGTGTGGATGAGCAGAAGTCACTGATGGTTACGGGGATACCGGTGGACTATGAGGAGGCTGAGATTCAGGAGGTCCTTCAGGAGACTTTAAAGTCTCTGGGCAGTTATAGACTGCTTGGCAAGATATTCCGGAAGCAGGAGAATGCCAATGCTGTCTTACTAGAGCTTCTGGAAGATAGTGATGTCTCGGCCATTCCCAGTGAGGTCCAGGGAAAGGGGGGTGTCTGGAAGGTGGTCTTTAAGACCCCTAATCAGGACACTGAGTTTCTGGAAAGACTGAACCTCTTTCTAGAAAAAGAGGGGCAGACGGTCTCAGGTATGTTTCGAGCCCTGGGGCACGAGGGCATGTCTCCAGCCACAGTGCCCTGCATCTCACCAGAATTACTGGCCCATTTGTTGGGACAGGCAATGGCACATGCGCCTCAGCCCCTGCTACCTATGAGATACCGGAAACTGCGAGTATTCTCTGGGAGTGCTGTCCCAGCCCCAGAGGAAGAGCCCTTTGAGGTCTGGTTGGAACAGGCCACGGAGATAGTCAAAGAGTGGCCAGTaacagaggcagaaaagaaaaggtgGCTGGCAGAAAGCCTGCGGGGCCCTGCCCTGGACCTCATGCACATAGTGCAGGCAGACAACCCGTCCCTCAGTGTAGAAGAGTGTTTGGAGGCCTTTAAGCAGGTGTTTGGGAGCCTAGAGAGCCGCAGGACAGCCCAGGTGAGGTATCTGAAGACCTatcaggaggaaggagagaaggtcTCAGCCTATGTGTTACGGTTAGAAACCCTGCTCCGAAGAGCCGTGGAGAAACGCGCCATCCCTCGGCGTATTGCGGACCAGGTCCGCCTGGAGCAGGTCATGGCTGGGGCCACTCTTAACCAGATGCTGTGGTGCCGGCTTAGGGAGCTGAAGGATCAGGGCCCGCCCCCCAACTTCCTTGAGCTAATGAAGGTAATacgggaagaagaggaggaagaggcctCCTTTGAGAATGAGAGTATCGAAGAGCCAGAGGAAGGAGATGGCTATGGCGGCTGGAATCATGAAGGGGACGACTGA